One part of the Parabacteroides distasonis ATCC 8503 genome encodes these proteins:
- a CDS encoding histidinol-phosphatase gives MQLSNYHSHCTFCDGRSIPEDFVRFAITHGFRAYGFSSHSPLPFETFWNMSKDDMPEYLQEIKRLKQKYSDQLEIYAGLEIDYLDETYNASIPYFQELPLDYRIGSIHFLPVSERLAEENMVCIDGSFREYAHSVERHFEGDVRLLVKRFFDTTMKMIEAGGIDIVGHIDKIYMNGQKYEIFNFEEDWYRKPFEACLDLVQEKELMVEVNTKNWTKKKELYPRVEYLSRMRKMNIPVMVNSDCHYPDLVNDGRKEVFELLKQAGFKSTRELVKGKWQDIAL, from the coding sequence ATGCAACTCAGTAACTACCATAGTCATTGTACTTTTTGTGATGGAAGAAGTATTCCGGAGGATTTCGTGAGATTCGCCATAACACACGGGTTCCGTGCGTACGGTTTTTCCTCCCACTCGCCGCTTCCGTTCGAGACTTTCTGGAATATGTCTAAAGACGATATGCCGGAGTATCTGCAAGAGATAAAACGACTGAAACAGAAATACAGCGATCAACTGGAAATATATGCCGGTCTGGAGATTGATTATCTGGACGAGACCTATAACGCCTCGATCCCCTATTTCCAAGAGTTGCCCTTGGACTACCGGATCGGTTCCATCCATTTCCTGCCCGTATCAGAGCGTCTGGCCGAAGAGAACATGGTCTGTATAGACGGCTCATTCAGGGAATACGCCCACTCCGTGGAGCGGCATTTCGAGGGAGATGTCCGGTTGCTTGTCAAGCGTTTCTTCGATACCACGATGAAAATGATAGAGGCCGGAGGCATCGATATCGTCGGACATATCGACAAGATCTATATGAACGGACAGAAATACGAGATCTTCAATTTTGAAGAGGATTGGTATCGGAAGCCTTTTGAGGCTTGTCTGGATCTGGTTCAGGAGAAAGAATTGATGGTAGAGGTCAACACCAAGAACTGGACCAAGAAAAAAGAGCTTTACCCCCGTGTGGAATACCTATCACGGATGCGGAAAATGAATATCCCTGTCATGGTGAACTCCGATTGCCATTATCCGGATTTGGTGAACGACGGTCGCAAGGAGGTTTTTGAGTTGCTAAAGCAAGCCGGCTTCAAGTCCACCCGTGAGCTCGTGAAAGGCAAATGGCAAGATATCGCCCTCTAG
- the kbl gene encoding glycine C-acetyltransferase — protein MYGKLKEFLTNELEGIKAAGLYKNERIITTPQRADIKVNAGSDVLNFCANNYLGLSDNQRLIKAAKEAMDTHGYGMSSVRFICGTQDLHKQLEAAISDYFKTEDTILYAACFDANGGLFEPLFGEEDAIISDALNHASIIDGVRLCKAKRYRYANADMADLERCLQEAQAQRHRIIATDGVFSMDGNVAPMDKICELAEKYDALVMVDESHSAGVVGPTGHGVAEQFDVYGRVDIFTGTLGKAFGGAMGGFTTGKKEIIDMLRQRSRPYLFSNSVAPAIVGASLEMFKMLKESDALHTKLMNNVSYFRDKMLAAGFDIKPTQSAICAVMLYDAKLSQDFAAKMQEEGIYVTGFYYPVVPKGQARIRVQLSAGHETEHLDKAIAAFIKVGKELGVIK, from the coding sequence ATGTACGGAAAACTTAAAGAATTCTTGACAAATGAACTTGAAGGCATCAAAGCCGCTGGTTTATACAAGAACGAGCGTATCATTACTACGCCGCAGAGAGCCGACATCAAAGTAAATGCCGGAAGTGATGTTTTAAACTTCTGCGCCAACAACTATCTTGGCCTGTCCGATAACCAACGACTGATCAAGGCCGCGAAAGAAGCCATGGATACACACGGTTATGGCATGTCGTCCGTTCGTTTCATCTGTGGAACGCAGGATTTGCACAAGCAATTGGAGGCAGCCATCTCCGACTATTTCAAGACAGAGGACACGATCCTTTACGCCGCATGTTTCGACGCTAACGGTGGTTTGTTTGAGCCGTTGTTTGGCGAGGAAGACGCTATCATCTCGGATGCCTTGAACCACGCCTCTATCATCGACGGTGTTCGTTTATGCAAGGCGAAACGTTATCGCTACGCTAACGCCGACATGGCGGACTTGGAACGTTGCCTACAAGAGGCGCAGGCCCAACGTCACCGTATCATCGCCACGGACGGCGTGTTCTCCATGGACGGCAATGTCGCTCCGATGGACAAGATTTGCGAGCTTGCCGAGAAATATGACGCATTGGTTATGGTGGACGAGTCTCACTCTGCCGGTGTCGTAGGCCCGACGGGTCATGGCGTAGCCGAGCAGTTTGATGTTTACGGACGTGTAGATATCTTCACGGGTACGCTGGGTAAGGCGTTCGGTGGTGCCATGGGTGGCTTCACGACCGGAAAGAAGGAGATTATCGATATGTTACGCCAACGTTCTCGCCCCTACTTGTTCTCCAACTCCGTGGCTCCGGCCATCGTAGGCGCAAGCTTGGAGATGTTCAAGATGTTGAAGGAGAGCGACGCTTTACATACGAAATTAATGAACAACGTAAGCTACTTCCGCGACAAGATGCTGGCAGCCGGTTTCGATATCAAGCCGACTCAATCCGCTATCTGCGCCGTTATGTTGTACGACGCTAAGTTGTCTCAAGATTTCGCCGCCAAGATGCAGGAAGAGGGTATTTACGTAACCGGTTTCTATTACCCGGTAGTACCGAAGGGACAAGCTCGTATCCGTGTACAATTGTCCGCCGGCCACGAGACTGAGCATCTGGACAAGGCTATCGCAGCGTTTATCAAGGTAGGAAAAGAGCTAGGCGTTATCAAATAA
- a CDS encoding NAD-dependent epimerase/dehydratase family protein produces MKNVLVIGSTGQIGSELTMKLRSIYGGNIVAGYIPGAEPKGELLESGPSAIVDITNEQQIAETVSKYNIDTIYNLAALLSAVAEAKPQLAWKIGMGGLFNVLEVAREMHCAVFTPSSIGVFGNNTPKDKTPQDTIRNPRTMYGVTKVSGELLSDYYNIRFGVDTRSVRFPGLISYVTPPGGGTTDYAVDIYYSAAKGEKFVCPIAAGTFMDMMYMPDGLRAAIEIMEADSTKFVHRNSFNIASMSFDPEIIFNNIKKYMPEFQMEYEVDPLRQAIAESWPNSLDDTCARQEWGWKPEYDLDAMTKDMLAKLKERFNK; encoded by the coding sequence ATGAAGAATGTATTAGTAATTGGTTCTACCGGTCAGATCGGATCAGAGTTAACCATGAAATTAAGAAGTATCTACGGTGGGAACATAGTAGCGGGTTATATCCCGGGTGCGGAGCCTAAAGGCGAGTTGTTAGAATCGGGACCTTCCGCTATCGTGGATATCACGAACGAGCAGCAGATCGCTGAGACGGTATCAAAATATAATATTGATACGATCTACAACTTGGCGGCTCTTTTGTCGGCTGTAGCAGAGGCTAAACCTCAGTTGGCGTGGAAGATCGGAATGGGGGGCTTGTTCAATGTGCTTGAGGTGGCCCGTGAGATGCACTGCGCCGTATTTACGCCGAGCTCTATTGGCGTTTTCGGTAACAATACCCCGAAAGACAAGACTCCTCAAGATACGATCCGTAATCCTCGTACGATGTACGGCGTGACGAAGGTATCCGGCGAGTTGTTAAGCGATTATTATAATATCCGTTTCGGCGTGGACACACGTTCGGTTCGTTTCCCCGGATTGATCTCTTACGTAACACCTCCGGGTGGTGGTACGACGGATTACGCTGTCGATATTTACTATTCGGCCGCTAAGGGCGAGAAATTCGTTTGCCCGATCGCAGCCGGTACTTTCATGGATATGATGTACATGCCGGACGGCTTGCGTGCCGCTATCGAGATTATGGAGGCGGATTCTACGAAGTTCGTTCATCGCAACTCTTTCAACATTGCGTCGATGAGTTTCGATCCGGAGATCATCTTTAATAATATCAAGAAATATATGCCTGAATTCCAGATGGAGTATGAGGTAGATCCTTTGCGTCAGGCTATCGCCGAGTCGTGGCCGAATTCCTTGGATGATACTTGCGCCCGCCAAGAGTGGGGCTGGAAGCCGGAGTATGATTTGGATGCCATGACAAAAGACATGTTAGCTAAATTGAAAGAACGTTTCAATAAATAA